Below is a genomic region from Brassica oleracea var. oleracea cultivar TO1000 chromosome C9, BOL, whole genome shotgun sequence.
GCGTGTAACCACACTGTTGGAGAATGCCACAGTTTTGACTCAGAGCGGGCTTAACCCTCTAGGTAATGGAAGGATATTTCAGAATGCAAGAGCTGACCTTAGCGGATGGGGAGCCTCACAGTTTCCATCAGAAGTATGACTACTAACCACCCCCATTAACATAACTCTTTTCTTCTAATTTTATTTATTGACCTTAAGCGATACTGACATAACATTTAATTACTTTCAGTCGTAGTTTATCATGACAGACACTAAATACCTGTAATGATGTACAGGAGGACCCTGTCTTATTATATCAAAACTAATTAGATACTCCACCTTTTATCCTGTAGAGCAGGAGTTAAATGATGCTGTTATTGCTTATGTTCTCATAAGCTAGCTCATAAGTGTAACCACTCTAGGGCAAAAAATATTAGGATTATAGCAGCTACAGGTCACAGTGCTCAAGAGAGCAAGTTTCTGATATTCTTTTTTGTTATTTGATTATGCAACTCTACGTCGATATATTAACTTGTGTTTATGCTTTGTGGTTGATGATATCTAGAGATCTGTTCCATCTTCTCCGGGACCAAACTGGCTTAACTCACCTGGTAGTCCGTCCGGTCTGATCGCCAAGCGAACCCTAAGAGTCGATATTCCAGTCGACGACTATCCAAATGTATGAGCACGCATTTATATATAAATACATACTATTTGGTCGGAACATATAACTCCATATTTTTTTGTTATAACAGTACAATTTCGTTGGTCGCCTCCTCGGTCCTAGAGGAAACTCCTTGAAGCGAGTTGAAGCAAGCACTGATTGTCGTGTTCTTATAAGAGGAAGAGGCAGCATAAAAGATCCAGTTAAGGTATATATTATTTTCCTTCACATCTTCATTCATTTGTAGTCTATATATATTCCAGTGTTTAATAATTCAGTGAGTAAATATGTTTCTTCGTGTAGGAGGAAATGATGAGAGGAAAACCAGGATTTGAGCACTTAAATGAGCCACTTCATATCTTAGTCGAAGCAGAGTTACCAATTGAGATCGTTGATGCACGTCTCATGCAAGCTCGGGAGATACTCGATGATCTTCTTACTCCTATGGTTTGTTTTAAGCTCTTTCCCCTTTAGTTTCAAAACCGGCTAATGATATGAAGTACCGTTTCATATATTAGAAGTTTTCACACTTGTTTTGTGTTTAAGGAGGAAACGCATGATGTCTACAAGAAACAGCAGCTGCGAGAGCTAGCATTACTCAATGGAACTCTTCGTGATGAAGGATCTCCAATGTCCGGTTCTGTTTCTCCTTTCAATGGCCTTGGAATGAAGAGAGCCAAAACAAGAGAAGATGTGTAGAAATCAAATTCCTCAGATCGCAATTGTTGTTATCTATCACATCTCAAGGAACATTGAAACCGATCCAATTCGATGCAGGAAGGTCATACCCCTCGTGACTACACAGTACTCTTTTCTTCCCTTCTCCCTGTTATAGTCTTGTTGTATATATATATAGGATTATGCATGTTTTTGTTTTATCTATTTATCATTGTCCTGGAGAGAGATTCAGATGACACAATTTCAAAGAAACACCACGGCATGATGAGTCTCTGACTCTCCTCTCCTAGACTTTGTGTTTGTTTTGTTTTATTTTATTTTACTTGAAAATTTTACCAAAAGAAAAAACATAAGATCATGATGGCATGTGTCTGGTAATGATAATATGTTTTTGG
It encodes:
- the LOC106313141 gene encoding KH domain-containing protein At5g56140 isoform X2 encodes the protein MMMMTSLGGGGGVGGGGGGRFMTYSSSLSVPPSAPHSPSYSGGLRSQSSLFVEQEKYLSELLEERHKLTPFFPVIPHARRLLNQEIMRVTTLLENATVLTQSGLNPLGNGRIFQNARADLSGWGASQFPSERSVPSSPGPNWLNSPGSPSGLIAKRTLRVDIPVDDYPNYNFVGRLLGPRGNSLKRVEASTDCRVLIRGRGSIKDPVKEEMMRGKPGFEHLNEPLHILVEAELPIEIVDARLMQAREILDDLLTPMETHDVYKKQQLRELALLNGTLRDEGSPMSGSVSPFNGLGMKRAKTREDV
- the LOC106313141 gene encoding KH domain-containing protein At5g56140 isoform X1 — protein: MMMMTSLGGGGGVGGGGGGRFMTYSSSLSVPPSAPHSPSYSGGLRSQSSLFVEQEKYLSELLEERHKLTPFFPVIPHARRLLNQEIMRVTTLLENATVLTQSGLNPLGNGRIFQNARADLSGWGASQFPSERSVPSSPGPNWLNSPGSPSGLIAKRTLRVDIPVDDYPNYNFVGRLLGPRGNSLKRVEASTDCRVLIRGRGSIKDPVKEEMMRGKPGFEHLNEPLHILVEAELPIEIVDARLMQAREILDDLLTPMEETHDVYKKQQLRELALLNGTLRDEGSPMSGSVSPFNGLGMKRAKTREDV